From Segatella copri, the proteins below share one genomic window:
- a CDS encoding uracil-DNA glycosylase family protein produces MVENHPFEPWLPGNAKLLMLGTFPPAEKRWCMPWYYPNFQNDMWRIFGIIYFQDKLHFVDVEKKTYRLDAIKEFLGEKGVAIYDTAQQVIRTKNTASDKDLQIVQPADLDGMLRQLPHCRAVLTAGQLATKVFSEHFGIKEKPEMGGYAEFQFEGRRLRLYRMPSSSRAYPMAVEKKAEFYRKMFDEIL; encoded by the coding sequence ATGGTTGAGAATCATCCTTTTGAGCCGTGGCTGCCGGGCAATGCCAAGTTGCTGATGCTCGGCACGTTTCCGCCTGCAGAGAAGCGGTGGTGCATGCCCTGGTATTATCCCAACTTCCAGAATGATATGTGGAGGATATTCGGGATTATCTACTTCCAGGATAAGCTCCATTTCGTGGATGTAGAGAAGAAGACCTACCGTCTCGATGCTATTAAGGAATTTCTCGGAGAGAAGGGCGTCGCCATCTATGATACCGCACAGCAGGTGATACGCACCAAGAATACGGCATCCGACAAGGATCTGCAGATCGTGCAGCCCGCCGATCTCGACGGCATGCTCCGCCAGCTGCCCCATTGCAGGGCGGTGCTCACAGCCGGCCAGCTTGCCACGAAGGTATTTTCAGAACACTTTGGCATCAAGGAAAAGCCTGAGATGGGAGGCTATGCAGAATTCCAGTTCGAGGGCCGCAGGCTCCGTCTGTACCGCATGCCCTCTAGTTCCCGTGCCTATCCTATGGCAGTGGAGAAGAAGGCTGAATTTTACCGCAAGATGTTTGATGAAATCTTATAG
- a CDS encoding DNA/RNA non-specific endonuclease, which yields MKHTKFFIFALVAAMTFSACGTDDTLQFYYPENGGNTGGGNTGGGSTGGNTGGESTDKNNTNKNVATANMPQVVRNAIGGLEFPKLKNNGSSYAIVHMDNTTGMLNYSTEWDDNMKSQRWSCYTFHTGNTASNVDRWKPAKGERQYPWDTDLQEQWGITDFTEDPTPTAQGFNHGHICPSADRKLNLTQQKQTFFMTNMQPQYSNFNQRGTWYQMEEDLRKKAPKIDSDTLFIVKGGTIDPVGSESNLLGWKKNGASSETQKPGYIPIPKYFFVAVLKKELNKITNQYTYSAFGYWFPHENKAFEKGDKLGKYVVNIKTLEDKTGIDFFCNLPDEIEKDVENQDAEALKKLWGFK from the coding sequence ATGAAGCATACTAAGTTTTTTATCTTCGCGCTCGTTGCTGCGATGACGTTCTCTGCCTGTGGTACAGACGATACCCTGCAGTTCTATTATCCTGAAAATGGCGGTAATACGGGTGGTGGTAATACGGGTGGCGGAAGCACGGGTGGCAATACCGGTGGTGAATCAACCGATAAGAACAATACAAACAAGAATGTGGCTACTGCCAACATGCCACAAGTGGTAAGAAACGCTATCGGCGGTCTGGAGTTTCCAAAGCTCAAGAACAATGGCAGCAGCTATGCCATCGTTCACATGGATAATACAACAGGTATGTTGAACTATTCTACAGAATGGGATGATAACATGAAGAGCCAGAGATGGAGCTGCTATACTTTCCATACAGGAAACACAGCATCTAACGTTGACAGATGGAAACCTGCTAAGGGAGAACGCCAGTACCCATGGGATACCGATTTGCAAGAACAATGGGGAATTACAGATTTTACAGAAGATCCTACTCCTACAGCTCAAGGCTTTAACCATGGTCATATCTGCCCTTCTGCTGACCGCAAACTCAATCTGACACAGCAGAAACAGACTTTCTTCATGACCAACATGCAGCCACAGTACAGCAACTTCAACCAGCGTGGCACCTGGTATCAAATGGAGGAAGATCTTCGTAAGAAAGCTCCGAAGATTGACTCAGATACCCTCTTCATCGTGAAGGGCGGTACCATCGACCCGGTGGGCAGCGAGAGTAATCTCCTGGGCTGGAAGAAGAATGGTGCTTCTAGCGAAACCCAGAAGCCAGGCTATATCCCAATACCAAAGTATTTCTTTGTAGCTGTACTGAAAAAGGAGCTAAACAAGATCACCAACCAGTATACATACAGCGCTTTCGGCTACTGGTTTCCTCACGAGAACAAGGCATTTGAAAAGGGCGATAAGCTCGGCAAATATGTCGTAAACATCAAGACGCTGGAAGACAAAACCGGCATCGACTTCTTCTGTAATCTCCCTGATGAAATAGAGAAGGATGTAGAAAACCAAGATGCAGAAGCTCTCAAGAAACTCTGGGGCTTTAAATAA
- a CDS encoding TonB-dependent receptor — MQKKVNLAMLALFSCSLAMAQNEKTDQNIAQGLDENAFTFSEAQLGEDDDMSSNVTILNSTSNVYASQAGYRFSPARFRYRAFNQKYNDVYINGASMNDMETGQFRFSNIGGLNRFSRNVDFALPFEANGYSMTGMAGSNNYDFRAGSMQEGQYASVGVANRNYTLRGLYSYSSGFNEKGWAITAGLTYRWANRGYVEGTIYNALSYFFGVQKKWMNGHSLSFSTWGNPTERSTQGASTDEAYWLANDYQYNPYWGYQNGHKRNSRVVNDFAPSAIATWDWEINDQMKLTTSVFGKYSMYKSTKLNYNNAENPQPDYWKNMPSANYYVWGDYKNGNNMYTWENWNNAVNYWQASKQNRQINWDRLYYANQQAAKNGQDLLYYVQAKHNDNLTLTLSSVLNTKLTKKSNLATGIMLGKSTNQHYQTLEDMLGGAIFHNINTYALGDYPKTDPRVQYDLNTAGPNNTGKLVYEGDKFGYDYRIDVNKANAWSTYTAEFYNMKAMLSGRIGYTGMNRRGYMRNGMAPNNSQGKSGTANFLDGGVKGSLNVDMGRGHAFSIGAGYELRAPMASTAFISPEISNDFVTNLKNERIFSSEFSYLYRNAWLSANVSGYYSRLENVTEWQNFYNDDENSFTYVSMTGLKKEYYGVEVGAKFKLTSWLDLKTLGAMSEAKNINNVNAVYMLSKSAEVYQDKAYVMNMRESGTPLTVGSIGLDAHVNGWFVNLNANYYDRIYLSYSPSYRYEKVLTNRQAAYKAFPELFAPTTLDGMSWTEDAVAQEKGHGGWMVDLSIGKSVRLKKGSLNFNLMITNLLNNQTIVTGGYEQNSRSSYTLDANGNVKNPRLYQFSKNPKKYYTWGTNGMFQVSYRF; from the coding sequence ATGCAGAAGAAAGTAAACTTAGCAATGTTAGCGCTCTTCTCGTGTTCATTGGCTATGGCTCAGAACGAAAAGACTGACCAGAACATAGCACAGGGACTCGACGAGAATGCTTTCACCTTCTCCGAGGCACAGTTGGGCGAGGACGATGACATGTCATCCAATGTCACCATCCTCAATTCTACCAGCAACGTATACGCGAGCCAGGCAGGTTACCGGTTCTCGCCAGCACGTTTCCGCTACCGTGCCTTCAACCAGAAGTACAACGATGTCTATATCAACGGTGCTTCCATGAACGATATGGAGACCGGACAGTTCCGTTTCTCCAACATCGGCGGTTTGAACCGATTCTCCAGAAACGTAGACTTCGCCCTGCCTTTCGAAGCCAACGGCTATTCGATGACGGGCATGGCAGGCTCCAACAACTATGATTTCCGTGCCGGAAGCATGCAGGAAGGACAGTATGCCAGCGTAGGTGTTGCCAACCGCAACTATACCCTGCGCGGACTCTATTCCTACTCCAGCGGATTCAACGAGAAGGGATGGGCCATTACAGCCGGTCTCACCTACCGCTGGGCTAACCGGGGATACGTAGAGGGAACCATCTACAACGCCCTTTCCTATTTCTTCGGCGTGCAGAAGAAGTGGATGAACGGCCACTCGCTGAGCTTCTCTACATGGGGTAACCCGACAGAAAGAAGCACCCAGGGCGCATCTACCGACGAGGCTTACTGGCTGGCAAACGACTACCAGTATAACCCATACTGGGGATACCAGAACGGACACAAGAGAAACTCACGCGTAGTGAACGACTTTGCCCCTTCGGCTATCGCTACATGGGACTGGGAAATCAACGACCAGATGAAGCTCACCACATCGGTGTTCGGAAAATACTCTATGTACAAGAGCACCAAGCTCAACTACAACAACGCAGAGAATCCACAGCCAGACTACTGGAAGAACATGCCATCTGCCAACTACTATGTATGGGGCGACTACAAGAACGGCAACAACATGTATACCTGGGAAAACTGGAACAACGCCGTAAACTACTGGCAGGCAAGCAAGCAGAACCGACAGATTAACTGGGACCGCCTGTACTATGCCAACCAGCAGGCAGCCAAGAACGGACAGGATCTGCTCTACTATGTTCAGGCTAAGCACAACGACAACCTGACCCTGACCCTGTCATCCGTTCTGAACACCAAGCTGACCAAGAAATCGAACCTGGCTACGGGTATCATGCTCGGAAAGAGTACCAACCAGCACTATCAGACACTGGAAGACATGCTGGGCGGTGCCATCTTCCACAACATCAACACCTATGCCCTGGGCGATTATCCTAAGACCGACCCACGTGTGCAGTACGACCTGAACACAGCCGGTCCTAACAACACAGGCAAGCTGGTTTACGAGGGCGACAAGTTCGGTTACGACTATCGCATCGACGTGAACAAGGCAAACGCATGGAGCACCTATACAGCCGAATTCTACAACATGAAGGCGATGCTGAGCGGACGTATCGGATATACCGGAATGAACCGCCGCGGCTACATGCGCAACGGTATGGCACCGAACAACAGCCAGGGCAAGAGCGGCACAGCCAACTTCCTGGACGGTGGCGTAAAGGGAAGCCTGAACGTGGATATGGGCAGAGGTCATGCCTTCAGCATCGGAGCCGGATACGAGCTGCGTGCGCCGATGGCAAGCACAGCCTTCATCTCGCCTGAAATCAGCAACGACTTCGTGACTAACCTCAAGAACGAGCGCATCTTCAGCTCTGAATTCAGCTACCTGTATCGCAACGCATGGCTGAGTGCCAACGTGAGCGGTTACTACAGCCGACTGGAGAACGTTACGGAATGGCAGAACTTCTACAACGATGATGAGAACTCATTCACCTACGTGAGCATGACCGGACTGAAGAAGGAATACTATGGTGTAGAGGTGGGCGCTAAGTTCAAGCTCACTTCATGGCTCGACCTGAAGACTCTGGGCGCTATGAGCGAGGCGAAGAACATCAACAATGTAAACGCCGTATACATGCTCTCAAAGAGTGCTGAGGTTTACCAGGACAAGGCTTACGTGATGAATATGCGCGAGAGTGGCACACCGCTCACAGTGGGAAGCATCGGTCTCGATGCCCACGTAAACGGATGGTTCGTCAACCTCAATGCCAACTACTACGACCGCATCTACCTCTCTTATTCTCCAAGCTACAGATATGAGAAGGTGCTGACCAACCGCCAGGCTGCCTACAAGGCATTCCCTGAACTCTTTGCTCCTACTACTCTCGACGGTATGAGCTGGACTGAGGATGCTGTAGCCCAGGAGAAGGGTCACGGAGGATGGATGGTTGACCTGAGCATAGGCAAGAGCGTGAGACTGAAGAAGGGTTCTCTCAACTTCAACCTCATGATTACCAACCTGCTGAACAACCAGACCATCGTAACAGGCGGATATGAGCAGAACTCACGTTCAAGCTATACACTGGATGCTAACGGCAACGTGAAGAATCCACGCCTCTACCAGTTCTCTAAGAATCCTAAGAAGTATTACACCTGGGGTACCAACGGCATGTTCCAGGTATCTTACAGATTCTAA
- a CDS encoding DUF5689 domain-containing protein — translation MKKIKFIALAFLALTLGSCMGDGYADPDLTEKVPASPWGNNSLREKNVISIADLKTQFATVINSDNGYKQIEKDMMIKAVVTGNDISGNIYNQVSVQDASGAIIIAINGSGLSGYLPVGQEILINLKGLYIGNYRKLPQIGGVNTKLSDGTLSMGKIERAIWNEHFKILNPGEADASTVVPEEFDLTKLTDAAYMDANVGKLMTLKKVKFASANGTNVWAPDDTNTSLELIDAETGKKISSSNLVVRNSGYSKFANEVVPQGVFDITGIFTRYNNTWQIVLRNTDDLKSVVLAYLSEPFDASQGNFTIDNIKLADGVEFVWKWASAAYGMKASGYVNGSKQELQSRLKSPAIDLKSAKSAKLMFDQAINFASDMKQECKVQISTDGKTWTDLDVQGYPTENSWTFVSSTADLTKYCGKTIYIGFFYSSTPTGAPTWEVKNFVVK, via the coding sequence ATGAAAAAGATAAAATTCATAGCATTGGCATTCCTGGCACTGACTCTGGGGTCGTGTATGGGCGACGGTTATGCTGACCCAGACCTGACCGAGAAGGTGCCTGCATCTCCATGGGGCAACAACAGCCTGAGGGAGAAGAATGTAATCAGCATAGCAGATTTGAAGACCCAGTTTGCTACGGTTATCAACAGCGACAATGGCTACAAGCAGATTGAGAAAGACATGATGATCAAGGCGGTAGTGACGGGCAATGATATAAGTGGCAATATCTACAACCAGGTGAGCGTACAGGATGCATCCGGCGCTATCATCATTGCCATCAACGGAAGTGGCCTGTCGGGTTATCTTCCTGTAGGCCAAGAGATTCTCATCAATCTGAAGGGACTCTATATCGGAAATTACAGAAAATTGCCTCAGATTGGCGGTGTAAACACCAAACTCTCTGACGGAACGCTTAGTATGGGCAAGATAGAGCGTGCCATCTGGAACGAGCACTTCAAGATTCTGAACCCTGGCGAGGCTGATGCAAGCACGGTAGTGCCAGAGGAGTTTGACCTGACAAAGCTTACTGATGCAGCCTATATGGATGCTAACGTGGGCAAGCTGATGACCCTGAAAAAGGTGAAGTTTGCCTCTGCCAACGGTACTAACGTATGGGCACCAGATGATACCAATACGAGTCTGGAACTGATTGATGCCGAAACGGGCAAGAAGATCAGCAGCAGCAATCTGGTAGTGCGCAACTCGGGTTATTCTAAGTTTGCCAACGAGGTGGTTCCACAGGGTGTATTCGATATCACCGGTATCTTCACCCGTTACAATAACACCTGGCAGATTGTGCTTCGCAACACGGATGATTTGAAATCGGTAGTTCTTGCCTATCTCAGCGAGCCGTTTGATGCCAGCCAGGGCAATTTCACCATCGACAACATCAAACTGGCTGATGGTGTAGAATTTGTCTGGAAATGGGCATCTGCAGCTTACGGAATGAAGGCTTCAGGCTATGTGAACGGTTCAAAACAAGAACTCCAGTCACGTCTCAAATCGCCTGCCATCGACCTGAAATCAGCCAAGAGCGCTAAACTCATGTTCGATCAGGCTATCAATTTTGCTTCTGACATGAAGCAGGAATGCAAGGTTCAGATTTCTACAGACGGAAAGACATGGACCGACTTGGACGTACAGGGTTATCCTACAGAAAACAGCTGGACCTTTGTTTCATCTACTGCAGATTTGACGAAGTATTGTGGCAAAACCATCTACATCGGTTTCTTCTACAGCAGTACTCCAACGGGTGCTCCAACCTGGGAGGTTAAGAATTTCGTAGTAAAATAA
- the udk gene encoding uridine kinase — MKDKVTVIGIAGGTGSGKTTVVKKLVEVLPPHYVAVVPLDSYYNDTSQMTEEERHQINFDHPSAFDWKLLHQQLADLRAGKAIEQPTYSYIKCNREPETVHVDPKPVVIIEGIMTLVDKKLRDLMDLKVFVDTDADERLIRNIQRDTIDRGRTVSMVVDRYLKVLKPMHEQFIEPTKRYADIIIPQGGENLKGIGILCKYVEGLIEK; from the coding sequence ATGAAAGATAAAGTGACCGTTATTGGCATTGCGGGAGGTACAGGCTCCGGCAAGACCACTGTGGTGAAGAAACTCGTAGAAGTGCTGCCGCCTCATTATGTGGCTGTGGTGCCCCTCGATTCATATTATAACGATACCTCGCAGATGACCGAGGAAGAACGTCATCAGATCAACTTCGACCACCCGTCGGCATTCGATTGGAAGCTTTTGCACCAGCAGCTCGCTGATCTGCGTGCTGGCAAGGCGATAGAGCAACCCACCTATAGTTATATCAAATGCAACCGTGAACCGGAAACGGTTCACGTTGACCCCAAGCCGGTTGTGATCATCGAAGGCATCATGACGCTGGTGGACAAGAAGTTGAGAGACCTGATGGACCTGAAGGTGTTCGTGGATACCGATGCTGATGAGCGCCTGATACGCAACATTCAGCGTGATACCATCGACAGGGGTCGCACCGTATCGATGGTGGTAGACCGATACCTCAAGGTCCTGAAGCCGATGCACGAGCAGTTTATCGAACCCACCAAGCGCTATGCTGACATCATCATTCCTCAGGGTGGCGAAAACCTCAAGGGCATCGGTATCCTCTGCAAGTATGTAGAGGGACTGATAGAGAAATAA
- a CDS encoding endonuclease/exonuclease/phosphatase family protein — protein sequence MRKQLLLLAALLMIGLGATAQKKKSQTSGNRQFQVYAVGFYNQENLFDTCHDAGKNDYEYLPAKGWNGMKYTNKLKNMSRALADMGTDVLPNVGCAFIGLSEVENANVLKDLTAQPPLKARNMQFCHIEGPDKRGIDCALLYNPALFTVKNTRLVPYVQELAKDSAYKTRGFLTVRGELAGEDVAVIVCHWPSRFSGSFYRESGARQTKVVKDSLLRLNPAMKVFVMGDMNDDPTNASMHKVLKAKAEISEVGADDMYNPWYNILAKEGKGTLFYSGSWNLFDQIVITPNLLNRDSKNKDYSSLKFWKNHIFRRDYLIQQEGQYKGAPLRTKAGGRWLNGYSDHLPVVMYLVKEKL from the coding sequence ATGAGAAAACAATTGCTCTTGCTGGCTGCCCTCCTCATGATAGGGCTGGGCGCTACAGCACAGAAAAAGAAGTCGCAGACTTCAGGCAACAGGCAGTTTCAAGTGTATGCTGTAGGTTTCTACAATCAGGAGAACCTCTTCGATACCTGCCATGATGCCGGTAAGAATGATTATGAGTATCTCCCTGCTAAGGGATGGAATGGTATGAAATATACCAATAAACTCAAGAATATGTCGCGTGCACTTGCCGATATGGGTACCGATGTGCTGCCTAACGTGGGCTGCGCCTTCATCGGTCTGTCTGAGGTTGAGAATGCCAACGTGCTGAAAGATCTCACCGCGCAGCCGCCTCTCAAGGCAAGAAACATGCAGTTCTGCCATATCGAGGGTCCCGATAAGCGAGGCATCGATTGTGCGCTGCTCTATAATCCGGCACTCTTCACGGTGAAGAATACCCGATTGGTGCCTTACGTACAGGAACTTGCCAAGGATTCAGCCTACAAGACCCGTGGTTTCCTCACCGTACGTGGTGAGCTGGCGGGCGAGGATGTGGCGGTTATCGTATGCCACTGGCCAAGCCGTTTCTCCGGTTCGTTCTATCGCGAGAGCGGAGCACGCCAGACTAAGGTGGTAAAAGACAGTCTGCTCCGTCTGAACCCGGCGATGAAAGTGTTCGTGATGGGTGATATGAACGATGATCCTACCAACGCCAGCATGCACAAGGTGCTGAAGGCGAAGGCTGAAATCAGCGAGGTGGGTGCCGATGATATGTACAATCCATGGTACAACATCCTGGCTAAGGAAGGCAAGGGAACCCTGTTCTACAGCGGTTCATGGAATCTCTTCGACCAGATTGTCATCACGCCTAATCTCCTGAACAGGGATAGTAAGAACAAGGACTACAGTTCTCTGAAGTTCTGGAAGAACCACATCTTCCGCCGCGATTACCTCATCCAGCAGGAGGGTCAGTACAAGGGTGCTCCTTTGCGTACCAAGGCGGGTGGCAGATGGCTCAACGGCTACAGCGATCACCTGCCGGTAGTGATGTACCTGGTGAAGGAAAAGCTTTGA
- a CDS encoding type B 50S ribosomal protein L31, protein MKKGIHPENYRPVVFKDMSNGDMFLSQSTCKTNDTVEFEGETYPVVKIEISSTSHPFYTGKSKLVDTAGRVDRFMNRYGKLKK, encoded by the coding sequence ATGAAAAAAGGTATTCATCCAGAGAATTATCGTCCTGTAGTATTCAAGGATATGTCTAACGGCGATATGTTCCTCTCTCAGTCTACATGCAAGACTAATGACACTGTTGAGTTCGAAGGCGAGACTTATCCAGTTGTTAAGATTGAAATCTCTAGCACATCTCACCCATTCTACACAGGTAAGAGCAAGCTCGTTGATACAGCGGGTCGCGTAGACCGCTTCATGAACCGTTACGGCAAATTGAAGAAGTAA